Proteins encoded within one genomic window of Fibrobacter sp. UWB16:
- a CDS encoding formate/nitrite transporter family protein, producing the protein MINFIKSIYSGLCIGLGGTVYLSCDNKILGSFLFGLGLFTILNFGFNLFTGKVGYFVNKKINYWGFLGIVWLGNFIGTFVFAKLMAATRYGAALQANANALCVIKDGDGFASLLVLGIFCGMLMFIAADGYKNVENQVGKVFIVFLPVMVFILSGFEHCIADMFYFSLAGDFSTTMLKALVAITIGNSIGGGLIPLMQKLNAKSANA; encoded by the coding sequence ATGATTAATTTTATCAAGTCTATTTACTCCGGTTTGTGCATTGGGCTCGGCGGAACGGTTTACCTTTCTTGCGACAATAAGATCCTCGGGTCGTTCTTGTTCGGACTGGGGCTTTTTACGATTTTGAATTTCGGATTCAACCTTTTTACAGGCAAGGTCGGCTATTTCGTCAACAAAAAGATTAATTATTGGGGCTTTTTGGGAATTGTCTGGCTCGGAAATTTCATTGGAACGTTCGTTTTCGCGAAGTTAATGGCAGCGACTCGCTATGGAGCGGCACTTCAAGCGAATGCAAATGCTCTTTGCGTTATCAAGGACGGTGATGGTTTTGCTAGTTTGCTCGTGCTCGGAATTTTCTGCGGGATGCTCATGTTCATCGCTGCTGACGGCTACAAGAACGTAGAAAACCAGGTCGGGAAAGTATTTATCGTGTTCCTCCCGGTGATGGTCTTTATCTTAAGCGGTTTCGAACACTGCATTGCAGACATGTTCTACTTCTCGCTGGCAGGCGATTTTTCAACGACAATGCTCAAGGCACTTGTCGCGATTACGATTGGCAATTCCATTGGCGGTGGACTCATCCCACTCATGCAAAAGCTAAACGCCAAGTCCGCGAACGCGTAA